The Saliniramus fredricksonii genome segment GCGCCTCGAATATCAATGGCCTTCAGACCCGCACCCAGACGGAGACGGGCGGGCAGAACGACCAGCGCCGCAATGGCGGCGTGCCGGTGCCGGACGAGAGCATCCGCGCGCGGATCGCACCAGCTGATCCGCGTGACCGTGCAAACGCCCAGACGGCGCGGCGCGGACAGAACACGCCGGCGAGTCAGGCGCAGGCGCCCGGGTTTCCGCAAGCCAATCCGCAAGCCAATCCGCAAGCCGGTCCTCAAGCCGGTCCTCAAGCAACGCCGCAAGGCGCCCCGGAAGCGGCTCTGCAAGCGGCAGCACCCGCAATGGCGCCCGCGCGCAATGACGCGCCCGGCGCAGTCACCGCGAGGACGGCGCGACCGCTTCCCGAGCCGATCGGCCCGCCGATACCCCGCGAATTGCTGCCGCAACTGCCGACACCACCGCCCGGCAGTTCTCTCGTCGCAGAGGGTCTGTCCGGTCGCAGCGATCTGATCCATAAACCGGTGCGCGCGATCGGGGAAAACCAGCGTGTCGAAGCCGCCGGGGATGACGCATGGCGCGATGGCGAGACGGCGCGCGCACCGCAATACCGGCTCAACAGCGCGGCGCCGCCGGAAATCGCGGCGCGGATCGCGGCTTTCATGCGCACCGGCCAGCTCGATGGCCGTCCCTTCGCCGTGACACCGGTGCCGGGCCTCGTCCGCGATGATTCCGAGTCGGCATCGCAGACACAGCCGGCAGCCGAGCCGACCGGTACGTCCGCGCCCGCGCCCACCGCACCGGCTGCGGCAGCGCAGGCCGGGAATGTCGACCTGCTTGCCGATTTCGACCGGCGCGCCCGCCCGCAGGTCATGCCGACCTTGCCGATTCCGATGCAGGCGCAGACCATTGCCATGATGCCTGCCGGACAGTTCGCCCCCGTGCGCACCGCCGATCACCGCATGCCTGTCGCCGGCGTCTCGCAGCGTGTGAGTGACGAAAACGAGGCACGGGACCGGGAGCGGGCAGCTGGGCTGGTCGGGAAAAGCCATCCGGAAAGCGCAAATCCCTTTTTCACCGATACGCCTTTCGCATCCGCCCATCCCGTCAACAGCCCCGTGCCGGCAGCCGCCGGTCCGGTGAATCCGCTCTTCGCGCGGTGAAACCCCGTTGCTGCTGCAGCGTCATTGTTTCCCGGCTATCCGTAAGCGCCCTGTTTTCAAATCTGCCGCCAGAGGCTATGCCTAGCGCGCGCGGATTTTGAGCATCCGCGCGCTCAGGCAACAGGGGTCCGTGATGACGAAATGGGTTTATTCCTTCGGCGACGGCAAGGCCGAAGGTGCATCCGACATGCGCAACCTGCTCGGCGGCAAGGGCGCCAATCTGGCCGAAATGGCCAATCTCGGCCTGCCAGTACCGCCCGGTTTCACGATCACGACGGAAGTCTGCACGCATTATTACAAGAACGGCGAAAGCTATCCCGACGGTCTCACCGATGCGGTGAATGCGGCGCTCGCGGAAGTCGGACGCATCACGGGGCGCGGCTTCGGCGACGGCAAGGCGCCGCTGCTCGTCTCCGTGCGCTCGGGCGCGCGTGCCTCGATGCCGGGCATGATGGATACGGTGCTCAATCTCGGCCTCAATGACGAGACCGTGCGCGCGCTCGCCACTGACGCGCAGGACGAGCGCTTCGCCTGGGATTCCTATCGCCGCTTCATCACCATGTATTCCTCGGTCGTGCTCGGCGTCGAGCATCACCTGTTCGAGGAGGCGCTCGAGGATTACAAGGAGCGCAAGGATTACCATCTCGATACCGAGCTCTCCGCGCAGGACTGGCAGGCGCTGATCGAGACCTTCAAGCGCATTGTCGACAAGGAGCGCGGCGCGCCCTTCCCGCAGGATCCGCAGGAGCAGCTCTGGGGCGCCATCGGCGCGGTATTCGGCTCATGGATGACGCCGCGCGCGATCAAGTACCGCGAACTGAATGCGATCCCGGCCGAATGGGGGACGGCGGTCAATGTCCAGGCCATGGTCTTCGGCAATATGGGCGAAACCTCCGCCACCGGTGTCGCCTTCACCCGCAACCCCTCTACCGGCGAGAAGGCGCTCTATGGCGAGTTCCTGATCAACGCACAGGGCGAGGACGTGGTGGCGGGCATCCGCACGCCGCAGGATATCACCGAAGCCGCGCGCGCGGCCTCGAACTCCGACAAGCCCTCGATGGAAAAGGCGATGCCCGAGGCCTTCGCCGAGCTCGTGCGCATCTACGGCGTGCTGGAGACCCATTACCGCGACATGCAGGATCTCGAATTCACCGTCGAGAAGGGCAAGTTGTGGATGCTCCAGACCCGCAACGGCAAGCGCACCGCCCGCGCCGCCCTCAGGATTGCCTGTGACCTCGTGGATGAGGGCGTGATCGCAGAGGAGGAAGCTGTCACCCGGGTCGAGCCGCAGGCGCTCGACCAACTCCTGCATCCGATGATCGACCCCGCGGCCGAGCGTGACATCATCGCCACCGGCCTGCCGGCCTCACCCGGTGCCGCGAGCGGGGCGATCGTGTTCTCCTCGGACGCCGCCGAGGCGGCGAAGAAGGCCGGGCGCAAGGTCATCCTCGTGCGCGTGGAGACCTCGCCGGAGGATATTCACGGCATGCACGCGGCAGAGGGCATTCTCACCACGCGCGGCGGCATGACCTCGCATGCGGCCGTGGTCGCGCGCGGCATGGGCAAGCCCTGCGTCTCGGGCGCCGGCTCCATCCGCGTCGATTACAAGGCCGCGACCATGACCGTGATGGGGCGCGTGTTCAAAGAGGGCGAGGTCATCACCCTTGATGGCGGCAACGGCCAGGTGCTCGCCGGCGAGATCGCCATGTTGCAGCCGGAGCTCTCGGGTGATTTCGGCAAGCTGATGGGCTGGGCCGACAATCTGCGCCGGCTCAAGGTGCGCGCCAATGCCGAGACCGAGCGCGATGCGCAGATGGCCCGCAATTTCGGGGCGGAGGGGATCGGCCTGTGCCGCACCGAGCACATGTTCTTCGATGCCGAGCGCATCATCGCCATGCGCGAGATGATTCTGTCCGACGACGAGCATGGTCGCCGTGCGGCTCTGGCCAAGCTCCTGCCCATGCAGCGCGACGATTTCACCCGGCTGTTCGCCATCATGAGCGGTCTGCCGGTGACGATCCGCCTGCTCGACCCGCCGCTGCATGAATTCCTGCCGCATGGCGATGCCGAGATCAACGACGTCGCCCGCTCCCTCGATGTGTCGCCGGAGAAGATCCGTCGTCGCGCGGCGGAGTTGCATGAAGTCAATCCGATGCTCGGCTTCAGGGGCGTGCGTCTGGCGGTGGCCTATCCCGAGATCGCCGAGATGCAGGCCCGCGCCATTTTCGAGGCGGCCATCGCCGCCGGCAAGGAGACCGGCGCGAAGGTCTCGCCCGAGGTGATGATCCCGCTTGTGATGTCGCAGCCCGAGCTCGATACGGTGAAGGCGCGAATCGAGGCCGTCGCCGAAGCGGTGATGGGCGAGAGCGGCGAGCGGATCGACTACCAGATCGGCACCATGATCGAATTGCCCCGCGCGGCCCTGCGTGCCGGCGAGATTGCTGCCTCGGCGGAGTTCTTCTCCTTCGGCACCAATGATCTCACCCAGACGACGCTCGGGATTTCGCGCGATGACGCCGCCTCCTTCCTGGGGACTTACGTGCAGCAGGGGCTTCTGGAGCACGATCCTTTTGTCACGATCGACCAGGACGGTGTGGGCGAACTCGTGGCGCTCGCCGCCGAGCGCGGACGCGCGACGCGGCCCGACATCAAGCTCGGCATCTGCGGCGAGCATGGCGGCGACCCGGCTTCGATCGCCTTCTGCGAAAAGCAGCGGCTCGACTACGTCTCCTGCTCTCCCTATCGGGTGCCGATCGCACGCCTCGCCGCAGCCCAGGCGGCTCTGGCGAAGGAAGCGCGCTCGCTGGCTTGAGCGGCAGGGCCCGCACGAGCCGGCGATTGCATTTCTTTTGTGGAGCGTGGGGGCTTATGCTTTTCGGTCGCCGCTCTCAGCCGTGTCGGTTTCCGGCGTAGAGAGCGGCTCGGCCGTCTGGCCTTCCCTGGCCCGGGCCTGCGCCCATTCGGATGAGCCTTCCGGCGGGTAGGCAAGCGTGTCCTCGAGTTCGCGCATGCGTGCGGGCGTGAGGCGCGGGAACGGCAGGGTGCCGGTCTCGCGCCAGCGGGCGACCTCCGCATCCGCTTGAGCGGCGCGTTCCGCATCGAGCCCGCCATCTCTCGTCATGTAGAGGGTCTGTGACGGGATGGCGAAGCGCGTGCCGGAACCCTCGACGATCTGCTTGATGCGCAAAAACACGTCTTCCTTGATCGCGTGGAACTCGTTCCAGTCCCGTGTCAGGGCATAGACCCGCAGGCTGATATCGAGCGAGGACGGCCCGTAATCGGAGAAACGGACCCGGATCGTGTCGTTGTCGATCCTGGGATGGGCGTGCAGCATTTCGCGAATCCTGACCAGGACAAAGCGCAACTGATCATCGCTGGTCTCGTAGCGCAGCCCCAGGACACTGCTGATCAGCATCTTGTCGCAGCGCGCCCAGTTGATGATTTCCATATCCACGAATTTGGCATTGGGAACGGCGATGAGTGTCCGGTCCATCGCGCGGATCTGGGTGGAGCGGATTCCGACATCTTCGACGGTGCCGCTCATGCCGCCGAACGTGCAGAAATCGCCGACCCGGACGGGCTTGTCGGAGAAGAGAATCAGTCCGCCGATCAGGTTTTCCAGCGTCGGCCGGATGGCGAGCGCGACGGCCAGACCACCCACACCGATACCGGCCAGGAGCGGCACGATATCGACACCGAGATTCTGCAGGCCGAAAGCGGCCACGCCAACGCTCGTCGCAACGGCCAGGATGCCGGACAAAAGCCGCACGAGGCTGGCATCGAAGCCGCGCCCGGACATGGCAGGTGAGGCGAGAATCGTCGTGCCGATGGCGCGAAACAAACGCCAGACGGCCCATACGTAGAAGGCGAGCTCCAGAATACCCGCCGCAAACAGCAGGTAGCGCAACGCCATTCCCGTGAAGTTGATATCGACATCGAGAAACAGGGCAGCCATTCGCACGAAATAGGCTGATACGAGCGGTGCGGATATCGCCAGCCAGGCGAAGGGCGGCCACGCAAAGCGGCGCGCCAGAGCATCGGTTACCCTGAAGACGCCCCAGCAGGCCATGGCCAGGGCGCCGAGCGTCAGGATGAGGCCCGCCCATTGCCACAGGGTCTGGCCACTGATCACGATGAAGAGCCATTCGGGCAGGCGCTCGACCACTTCACCGAGGATATGTGCGCTGGGCACGAGATAGCCGGGCGTGGAGGCGTAGAATTCGTAGAAACCCGGCGTGACCTGCGCGGCATGAAAGTCCGACAGGGCCAGACTTTCCTCCGCGCGATAGGGCAGATCCTTCAGCGCCTCGTAATTCGCCGGCAGAAGCGCAACCGAATTGGCGTCGAACAGGAAATTGCCGGCATCGGGCCCCGTCTGCATCCGCTCGATCTCGATTGCGGTACCCGGCAAGCGCCAGCGATAGGCCTGATCCGGTTCGAGATCGGCCAGATCGACGGCGTTGGGTATCGTATCGATCCGCGGCAGAGGCATGCGGTCGAGGACCTCCTTCAGCAACAGTGCCGCTTCGATCCCGGTATCCCGGCGCAGAACGGCAGGAACCTGAGAGAGATCGAAGACCGAGCTGGCCTGGCGAAGGTGATTGTCGGCCTTCGCCTGTGCGATTCGTGCCTGTTCCCGGGTGATCGCTGGCGGATCGGCGTCATGTGCGGCCTGCGCAGCCATCGCGATCGCATAGGCGGCGTTCATGTTGGCCATGAACGCCTCGAGCGTGTTGCGCGGGCTGGTCATGCGAACGCCCCCCAGCCGCGTCGCGATGGTATCCTCCGTGGCGCCGGACCGGTCGGAATCGCGCAGATATTCCGCAAAGGCGTCCGCGCGGCCATCGCGGCGCGGCAGGTCCCGAACCTGATGATAATCCAGTTCCAGATCGACGATGGTGCGTGCATCGAACCTGAATGCACCGGCATCGCCCCCGCCATCGATCCGCGCCATCCGCAGTTCGGTTCCCGGTACGGTCCAGTGGGCAATGTCATTCGCCGCCACGGCTTGCGCATCCGGGATCGTCGACGCCGCCGGCATTTGCGCGCGCGCGAGGATTTCGCGGGTCATGAGAACCCGCTCGATCTGCTTCGAGATCGACGCGGCATAGGGCGTCGCGTCGAAATCGAAGCTTTCGACAGCGGCGCGCAATACCGTGTTCTGCTCGTTCACCGGGGCATTCGCACGGTGTAATGCGATGAAGGCATCCGTATTGCGCAGGAAATTCTCGAACGAAGCACGCGGGCTCGTGGTGCCGGGCGGGCTCAGAGGCGATGGCACGGTTTGCGCCATGACGACCGGGGCTGACAGGACGAGCATCAGCCAGGCGAGAAGCCCTGCAGCGGCGACGCAGCGTATCAGGCGAAACGCCCCCGGAGCAGGGCTGCAGAAACCGTGGCGCATGATGGAGGTACTCGTTGTCGGACGGATCGAAAAGGCGCTGGCGGCCTGCGCGATGCCTGATCAGTTGCGGCTGTCAGAGCATGCTGGGCAGCACCCGGTCGGGCGGGCGGTGCCCGTCATGGAAGGTGCGGATGTTGACGATCACCTTTTCCCCCATGTCGATGCGCCCCTCGACCGTGGCCGAGCCCATATGCGGCAAGAGCACCACCTTGCCCGCCCGCGCGAGCTTGACCAGACGCGGATTGACGGCGGGTTCGTGCTCGAACACGTCGAGCCCCGCCCCGGCCAGTGCGCCCTGCTCGATCTGACGCACCATGGCTCCTTCGTCGATGATCTCGCCGCGTGCGGTGTTCACGATGATCGCCTCCGGCTTCATCAGCTTGAGATGGCGGGCCGAAAGCAGGTGGTAGGTCGCAGGCGTATGCGGGCAATTGACCGAGACGATATCCATGCGGGCCAGCATCTGGTCGAGGGAATCCCAATAGGTGGAATCGAGCTCTTCCTCGAGCGACGGCGCGACCCGGCGGCGGTTGTGATAATGGATCGAAAGACCGAATGCCTTCGCCCGGCGCGCGACGGCTGTTCCGATTCGGCCCATTCCGACGATCCCCAGCCGCTTTCCCGTAATGCGATGGCCGAGCATCCAGGTCGGTGACCAGCCGGCCCATTCGACATCATCGGGAATGACGCGCGCGCCCTCGGCGATGCGCCGTGCCACGGCGAGAATCAGCGCCATGGTCATGTCGGCGGTATCCTCGGTGAGGACGCCGGGCGTGTTGGTCACGGTGATACCGCGTGCCAGAGCTGCTTCGACGTCGATATGATCGACGCCGGTGCCGAAATTCGCGATCAGCCTGAGCGCCGGGCCGGCCTTCTCGATCAGCGCGGCGTCGATCGTGTCGGTCAGGGTCGGCACCAGCACATCCGCCTGACCCACGGCCTCGGTGAGCGCCTCGCGACTCATCGGCGCATCGTCGATATTGAGGCGGGTGTCGAAGAGTTCGCGCATGCGCGTTTCGATCGCGCCGGGCAGGCGGCGCGTGACGACGACATGCGGTTTCTTTCTCTGAGGCATGGCTTCCTCGTCCTCACCGTGGCGCCGCGATCGCGCGGCGGATATTCATCAGCTGTTAACCGGGATTCACCACTATCCGATTTGCGGCTCACGGCAAGCGCGCCGCTCGCACCTGCCGCTTCGTCGTTTCTCTAGCAGAGCTATGGCCAAACACAAATCCGCGTCAGCGCAGCAGCTCCGGATTCGGACAAAGGGCGTCATGAAGAGCATCGTCATCGGTCTCGCCATCCGCATATCGGCAGGACTGCGCGCGGGCCCGGCTCCGCGACACATGCTGATGGCCGGCCTCACCGCAGCCTGCCTTGTTTCCGCAAGCCTCTTCGCCGCGCCCGCCGTGCACGCCCAGGCGAGTATCGGGCCGGAAACGCGCTTGCCTCTGCCGCGCTACGTGAGCCTGAAGACTGACAAGGTCAACATGCGTGAGGGGCCGTCGACCGACCACGGCACCCGCTGGGTTTATCAGCGCGCCGGCCTGCCGGTCGAGATCATCGCGGAATTCGAGAACTGGCGCCGCATCCGCGATCCCGAAGGCGAAGACGGCTGGGTCTGGCATTCGCTGCTCTCGGGCAGGCGCACGGCCATCGTTGCGCCCTGGGATCGCGCTGCGGAACGTGTCGTCGACTTGCTGGAGCAGCCCGAGCCGGCGTCACGGGTGCTTGCACGGATCGAGCCCGGGGTCGTTGCCGGTATCAGCGACTGCGATGGCGAATGGTGCCGGTTGGCCGTCGTGGCAGAGCCACAGGGCGAGATCATCGGTTTCCTGCGCCAGGAAGAGCTCTGGGGCGTCTACCCCGACGAAATGCTCGATTGATGGTGGCCCGAACCGCCATGGCGTGATCACGCTTGCGCGAGCGGGCGGCGCGCGCCATTCCGGCAATGCATTTCTTTACCTTTCATCGCTAGCGTTGCGCGTTGTCGGGCGCGCGGATCAAGGGCGTGCGCCTGCACGAATTCCGTGAGGGATGGCGATGACGATGCGCATGGATACCGACAGACCCGTTTCACTGCTCCACGCTTCCGGTGACGGGGATCGTGTGGCCTGGGTCGATACCGCCAAGGGCATGTGCATCATCCTCGTGGTGATGATGCATGTGGTGCTCGGTATCGGCGACCGGATGGGGACGGAAGGCTTCCTGCACCCGGTCGTCGCCTTTGCCGCGCCGTT includes the following:
- a CDS encoding mechanosensitive ion channel family protein; translation: MRHGFCSPAPGAFRLIRCVAAAGLLAWLMLVLSAPVVMAQTVPSPLSPPGTTSPRASFENFLRNTDAFIALHRANAPVNEQNTVLRAAVESFDFDATPYAASISKQIERVLMTREILARAQMPAASTIPDAQAVAANDIAHWTVPGTELRMARIDGGGDAGAFRFDARTIVDLELDYHQVRDLPRRDGRADAFAEYLRDSDRSGATEDTIATRLGGVRMTSPRNTLEAFMANMNAAYAIAMAAQAAHDADPPAITREQARIAQAKADNHLRQASSVFDLSQVPAVLRRDTGIEAALLLKEVLDRMPLPRIDTIPNAVDLADLEPDQAYRWRLPGTAIEIERMQTGPDAGNFLFDANSVALLPANYEALKDLPYRAEESLALSDFHAAQVTPGFYEFYASTPGYLVPSAHILGEVVERLPEWLFIVISGQTLWQWAGLILTLGALAMACWGVFRVTDALARRFAWPPFAWLAISAPLVSAYFVRMAALFLDVDINFTGMALRYLLFAAGILELAFYVWAVWRLFRAIGTTILASPAMSGRGFDASLVRLLSGILAVATSVGVAAFGLQNLGVDIVPLLAGIGVGGLAVALAIRPTLENLIGGLILFSDKPVRVGDFCTFGGMSGTVEDVGIRSTQIRAMDRTLIAVPNAKFVDMEIINWARCDKMLISSVLGLRYETSDDQLRFVLVRIREMLHAHPRIDNDTIRVRFSDYGPSSLDISLRVYALTRDWNEFHAIKEDVFLRIKQIVEGSGTRFAIPSQTLYMTRDGGLDAERAAQADAEVARWRETGTLPFPRLTPARMRELEDTLAYPPEGSSEWAQARAREGQTAEPLSTPETDTAESGDRKA
- a CDS encoding 2-hydroxyacid dehydrogenase, with the translated sequence MPQRKKPHVVVTRRLPGAIETRMRELFDTRLNIDDAPMSREALTEAVGQADVLVPTLTDTIDAALIEKAGPALRLIANFGTGVDHIDVEAALARGITVTNTPGVLTEDTADMTMALILAVARRIAEGARVIPDDVEWAGWSPTWMLGHRITGKRLGIVGMGRIGTAVARRAKAFGLSIHYHNRRRVAPSLEEELDSTYWDSLDQMLARMDIVSVNCPHTPATYHLLSARHLKLMKPEAIIVNTARGEIIDEGAMVRQIEQGALAGAGLDVFEHEPAVNPRLVKLARAGKVVLLPHMGSATVEGRIDMGEKVIVNIRTFHDGHRPPDRVLPSML
- a CDS encoding SH3 domain-containing protein, giving the protein MLMAGLTAACLVSASLFAAPAVHAQASIGPETRLPLPRYVSLKTDKVNMREGPSTDHGTRWVYQRAGLPVEIIAEFENWRRIRDPEGEDGWVWHSLLSGRRTAIVAPWDRAAERVVDLLEQPEPASRVLARIEPGVVAGISDCDGEWCRLAVVAEPQGEIIGFLRQEELWGVYPDEMLD
- the ppdK gene encoding pyruvate, phosphate dikinase; translation: MTKWVYSFGDGKAEGASDMRNLLGGKGANLAEMANLGLPVPPGFTITTEVCTHYYKNGESYPDGLTDAVNAALAEVGRITGRGFGDGKAPLLVSVRSGARASMPGMMDTVLNLGLNDETVRALATDAQDERFAWDSYRRFITMYSSVVLGVEHHLFEEALEDYKERKDYHLDTELSAQDWQALIETFKRIVDKERGAPFPQDPQEQLWGAIGAVFGSWMTPRAIKYRELNAIPAEWGTAVNVQAMVFGNMGETSATGVAFTRNPSTGEKALYGEFLINAQGEDVVAGIRTPQDITEAARAASNSDKPSMEKAMPEAFAELVRIYGVLETHYRDMQDLEFTVEKGKLWMLQTRNGKRTARAALRIACDLVDEGVIAEEEAVTRVEPQALDQLLHPMIDPAAERDIIATGLPASPGAASGAIVFSSDAAEAAKKAGRKVILVRVETSPEDIHGMHAAEGILTTRGGMTSHAAVVARGMGKPCVSGAGSIRVDYKAATMTVMGRVFKEGEVITLDGGNGQVLAGEIAMLQPELSGDFGKLMGWADNLRRLKVRANAETERDAQMARNFGAEGIGLCRTEHMFFDAERIIAMREMILSDDEHGRRAALAKLLPMQRDDFTRLFAIMSGLPVTIRLLDPPLHEFLPHGDAEINDVARSLDVSPEKIRRRAAELHEVNPMLGFRGVRLAVAYPEIAEMQARAIFEAAIAAGKETGAKVSPEVMIPLVMSQPELDTVKARIEAVAEAVMGESGERIDYQIGTMIELPRAALRAGEIAASAEFFSFGTNDLTQTTLGISRDDAASFLGTYVQQGLLEHDPFVTIDQDGVGELVALAAERGRATRPDIKLGICGEHGGDPASIAFCEKQRLDYVSCSPYRVPIARLAAAQAALAKEARSLA